The DNA window TAATTTATTTTATTATCTATAATTTCTATGAGTCCATAACCAGTAATACGAGATCCTGGATCAATACCAAGAATTCTAGTCATGAATCCTAAGTAAAATAATTCTATTTCAAAGTTAAGGCTAAATATTAAGCTGAAGTGAGTACTTCTTGCGGAAAATTTGCATTACTATGTACTTGTTGTACATCATCTAAATCTTCTAATGCTTCAATCAATGCCATCATTTTTTCTGCATCTTCTAGCTCTAAATTAACGGTTGTAGAAGCATACTGAATAATTTCTGCTTGCTCTGGCTTTAGTCCAGCCATCTCAAGCTCATTTTTTACAATTTCCCACTTTTCTGGTTGAGTAAAAACATCGATAGAGCCATCCTCGTTTATAACTACATCTTCAGCACCTACTTCAATGGCTATATCCATAATTTTATTTTCATCACAACCAGCTAAATAACTCACTATTCCTTTTTTCTCAAATAAATAAGCAACTGAACCTTCTGTGCCTAAATTTCCACCTCTCTTGCTAAACACGTGGCGCACTTCACCGACAGTACGGTTTCTATTATCAGTCATACAATCTACCATGATGGCTACTCCGCAAGGACCATAGCCTTCATAACGTATCTCTTCGTAAGATATGCCCTCCATATCCCCTGTACCCCGTTGGATAGCCCGCTCTACCTTATCTTTTGGCATATTAGCTGCAAAAGCTTTATCTATAGCAGCACGTAACCTAGGGTTGCTCGCCGGAT is part of the Candidatus Nitrosacidococcus sp. I8 genome and encodes:
- a CDS encoding YebC/PmpR family DNA-binding transcriptional regulator; amino-acid sequence: MAGHSKWANIQHRKGAQDVKRGKIFTKLIREITVAARMEGGDPASNPRLRAAIDKAFAANMPKDKVERAIQRGTGDMEGISYEEIRYEGYGPCGVAIMVDCMTDNRNRTVGEVRHVFSKRGGNLGTEGSVAYLFEKKGIVSYLAGCDENKIMDIAIEVGAEDVVINEDGSIDVFTQPEKWEIVKNELEMAGLKPEQAEIIQYASTTVNLELEDAEKMMALIEALEDLDDVQQVHSNANFPQEVLTSA